One genomic segment of [Pasteurella] aerogenes includes these proteins:
- the ybcL gene encoding putative kinase inhibitor protein, whose amino-acid sequence MSPEIEWKNAPEGTKSFVLTVYDKDAPTGLGWVRWEVVNIPANVSKLPLGVTDKSGLPNGALQTRTDLIPDGVSPLEVGNMDLIFNKIIEDKPMFEAGTQASYSPYFGYLVLGKILEATDPKKRKFAQIAQDELFTPLNMQSSSFGNAMNNPKRVLASHTEKMKQADSTLQNAQAVENLVNSMANDGWQVPAGNAFGTIDDVFAFAENLRLNLSGQGVRIVSSVMVRYATLNHCGDKDNLVFSPACQALGIEPLKANFGLHGGYVRGSGHQLSMCGFLASERSFGGLGGGTSYYLIDPERQLTVAFLSAGFIEGLPHLFRVAKMNDLIIGAC is encoded by the coding sequence TTGTCACCTGAAATTGAATGGAAAAATGCACCGGAAGGGACGAAAAGTTTTGTACTGACCGTCTATGACAAAGATGCACCAACGGGTTTGGGTTGGGTTCGTTGGGAAGTGGTAAACATTCCTGCGAATGTTAGCAAATTGCCACTGGGTGTAACAGATAAATCAGGCTTGCCAAATGGGGCATTACAAACACGCACCGACTTAATTCCTGATGGGGTTTCGCCACTTGAAGTGGGTAATATGGATTTGATTTTTAATAAAATTATTGAAGATAAGCCGATGTTTGAAGCTGGCACGCAAGCCAGTTACAGCCCTTATTTTGGCTATTTGGTGTTGGGCAAAATATTGGAAGCGACCGACCCCAAAAAACGCAAATTTGCCCAAATTGCCCAAGATGAATTGTTTACACCGCTTAATATGCAGTCGTCCAGTTTTGGCAATGCGATGAATAATCCCAAGCGTGTATTGGCAAGCCATACCGAGAAAATGAAACAGGCGGACAGCACTTTGCAAAATGCCCAAGCCGTTGAAAATTTGGTCAATAGTATGGCAAATGACGGCTGGCAAGTCCCTGCTGGCAATGCGTTTGGCACGATTGATGATGTGTTTGCATTTGCGGAAAATTTGCGGTTGAATTTAAGCGGTCAAGGTGTGCGGATTGTGTCGTCTGTGATGGTGCGTTATGCAACGCTAAACCATTGTGGCGATAAGGATAATTTGGTGTTTTCCCCTGCTTGTCAGGCGTTGGGCATTGAGCCGTTAAAGGCGAATTTCGGCTTGCATGGCGGTTATGTGCGTGGTAGCGGTCATCAATTAAGTATGTGCGGTTTTTTGGCGAGTGAACGCAGTTTTGGCGGATTGGGCGGTGGCACAAGTTATTATTTGATTGACCCAGAGCGTCAATTAACGGTGGCATTTTTAAGTGCTGGATTTATTGAAGGTTTACCGCATTTGTTCCGTGTGGCGAAAATGAATGATTTGATTATTGGGGCGTGTTGA
- the dmsA_1 gene encoding protein DmsA produces MSQAHLKFTRRSFLQASSLTAIAASSHLVIPFSAKAENATQSPPVIPDEKVVWGACSVNCGGRCPVKLHVVNDEVKWVETDNLGDDIYGHHQVRACLRGRSIRRRMNHPDRLKYPMKRVGKRGEGKFQRISWEEALDTIADNLKRIVKDYGNEAVYINSSTGINGGNITNSYANKGSPIARLMNCYGGYLNHYGSYSRAQIAMAMPYTYGSMDGNSTSDIANSKLVVYFGNNPYETRMSGGGVSYYLAQAREISKAKLIIIDPRYTDTASGREHEWISIKPGTDAAMIAGMAYVMISENLVDQAFLDKYCVGYDEKTLPKSAPKNGHYKAYILGDSDDKTAKTPEWAAKICGVPADKIRELAREIATTKPCYIAQGWGIQRHSNGELSVRSVAMLPILTGNVGIHGGNSGAREGSYTITFKKLPSLENPVKTKISVFTWTDAIERGTEMTALRDGVQGKEKLDVPIKFMWNYAGNTITNQHSDINRTHEILQDDKKCEMIVVIDNFMTDSAKYADILLPDLMTTEQEDLIPNHFAGDMGYLIFSQPATSAKFECRPIYDILCEIAKRLGQDVYDKFTEGRTQAQWLQYLYAEMRKKDSDLPEYDELKKMGIFKKRDPNGHYVAFKKFRQDPENNPLKTPSGKIEIYSERLAEIAATWELDEQDVIHPLPIYHAGFNGVDDPKRKTYPFQLIGFHHKARTHSSYGNIDVLAASHLQELWINPIDAEKYDIKDGDRVRVFNEIGETRLPAKVTPRIMPGVLGMGEGAWHKANMWGDKVDYNGCINVLTTQRPSPLAKGNPQHSNLVQIAKLEMAKPVGTTG; encoded by the coding sequence ATGTCTCAAGCACATTTAAAATTTACAAGAAGATCATTTTTGCAAGCCTCTTCTCTCACCGCCATCGCGGCAAGTAGCCATCTTGTTATTCCTTTTTCAGCAAAAGCAGAAAATGCGACTCAATCTCCGCCGGTTATCCCAGATGAAAAAGTCGTATGGGGCGCTTGTTCCGTCAACTGCGGTGGGCGTTGTCCTGTAAAGTTGCACGTTGTTAATGATGAAGTCAAATGGGTAGAAACGGATAATCTAGGCGACGATATTTATGGACACCATCAAGTTCGTGCTTGTTTACGCGGACGTTCAATTCGTCGTCGCATGAATCATCCCGATCGTTTGAAATACCCAATGAAACGTGTCGGGAAACGTGGAGAAGGGAAATTTCAACGTATTAGTTGGGAAGAAGCCTTGGATACGATCGCGGATAATCTTAAACGTATTGTCAAAGATTATGGCAATGAGGCAGTTTATATTAATTCTTCTACCGGGATAAATGGCGGTAATATCACCAATTCTTATGCCAATAAAGGTTCACCTATTGCGCGTTTAATGAACTGCTATGGCGGTTATCTTAATCATTACGGTTCTTACAGTCGTGCGCAAATTGCGATGGCAATGCCCTATACTTATGGTTCAATGGATGGAAACAGCACGTCTGATATCGCTAATTCCAAACTGGTGGTTTATTTCGGCAATAACCCCTATGAAACACGAATGAGTGGCGGTGGCGTATCTTATTATTTAGCACAAGCTCGCGAAATTTCTAAAGCGAAGTTAATTATTATCGATCCCCGCTATACAGATACCGCTTCAGGGCGTGAACACGAATGGATTTCGATTAAACCCGGTACTGATGCGGCAATGATCGCCGGCATGGCCTATGTGATGATTAGTGAAAATCTTGTTGATCAAGCTTTTTTAGATAAATACTGCGTAGGCTATGACGAGAAAACGCTACCTAAATCAGCCCCCAAAAATGGACATTACAAAGCCTATATTTTAGGCGATAGCGATGATAAAACCGCGAAAACTCCAGAATGGGCCGCTAAAATTTGTGGTGTGCCAGCAGATAAAATTCGTGAATTAGCTCGTGAGATTGCAACCACAAAACCTTGCTATATTGCTCAAGGTTGGGGAATTCAACGTCATTCCAATGGCGAATTAAGTGTGCGTTCTGTAGCCATGTTACCTATTTTGACCGGCAACGTTGGAATCCATGGAGGCAATTCTGGCGCACGCGAAGGCTCTTATACAATCACATTCAAAAAATTGCCAAGTTTAGAAAATCCGGTCAAAACTAAGATTTCGGTATTTACATGGACGGATGCGATAGAAAGAGGTACAGAAATGACCGCACTTCGTGATGGTGTACAAGGCAAAGAAAAACTGGATGTACCAATTAAGTTTATGTGGAATTATGCAGGTAATACAATTACAAATCAGCATTCCGACATTAATCGTACCCACGAGATTCTACAAGATGATAAAAAATGTGAAATGATTGTTGTGATTGATAATTTTATGACAGATTCTGCAAAATATGCAGATATTTTATTACCTGATTTGATGACAACAGAACAAGAAGATCTTATCCCAAATCATTTTGCTGGTGATATGGGGTATCTGATTTTCAGCCAACCGGCAACCTCCGCTAAATTTGAATGTCGTCCGATTTATGACATTTTATGCGAAATTGCTAAACGTTTGGGACAAGATGTATATGATAAATTTACGGAGGGTCGTACCCAAGCACAGTGGTTGCAATATCTCTATGCCGAAATGCGGAAAAAAGATTCGGATCTACCGGAATATGACGAACTCAAAAAAATGGGCATTTTCAAAAAACGGGATCCGAACGGGCATTATGTCGCATTCAAAAAATTCCGCCAAGATCCCGAAAATAACCCGCTTAAAACGCCTTCAGGTAAAATTGAGATTTATTCTGAACGTTTGGCTGAAATTGCGGCAACTTGGGAATTAGACGAACAAGATGTTATTCATCCTTTACCTATTTACCATGCTGGATTTAATGGCGTTGATGATCCGAAAAGAAAAACATATCCATTCCAATTGATTGGTTTTCATCACAAGGCACGTACCCATTCCTCCTATGGCAATATTGACGTGTTGGCAGCATCCCATCTTCAAGAGTTATGGATTAATCCGATTGATGCGGAAAAATATGATATTAAAGATGGAGATAGGGTTCGAGTATTTAATGAAATTGGTGAAACTCGTCTGCCCGCAAAAGTAACACCTCGGATTATGCCCGGAGTGTTAGGTATGGGGGAGGGGGCATGGCATAAAGCCAATATGTGGGGCGATAAGGTAGATTATAATGGTTGCATTAACGTGTTAACCACACAACGCCCATCGCCATTAGCAAAAGGCAATCCCCAACATTCAAATCTCGTCCAAATTGCGAAATTGGAAATGGCTAAACCCGTAGGTACCACGGGTTAA
- a CDS encoding transglutaminase family protein: MKKLFLATALSAVAVFAQAQTVPNKNTTTHTYEFTQTYDIQVPKGSSGETKLWAPLPFSNDYQTVKSIEFEGNYQQAYITENNQYGASTLYATWDKDAVKRDLKVKLIVETKDREPMKQGLLKNYRVPEKIEYSVDVAEYLKATQHIKTDGIVKQYADKIVGNEKNPLKKAELIHHWIVNNMERDNSVLGCGDGDVEKILTTGVLKGKCTDINSVFVALARASGIPAREVFGIRLGQAIKMGEYSKSAFGGAKDKIANENGGQHCRAEFYLAGFGWVPVDSADVAKYRLTEKKAVEDAGTKAVSEYLFGNWEGNWMGFNHARDFNLYPMPELAPINNFGYPYAEVGGDPLNSYNAKEFGYEFISKER; encoded by the coding sequence ATGAAAAAACTCTTCTTAGCCACCGCACTTTCAGCGGTAGCGGTATTTGCCCAAGCGCAAACCGTTCCAAACAAAAATACAACGACTCACACTTACGAATTTACTCAAACCTATGATATTCAAGTGCCAAAAGGTTCATCGGGCGAAACAAAATTATGGGCACCATTACCTTTTAGCAATGATTACCAAACGGTGAAATCCATTGAATTTGAAGGTAATTATCAACAAGCCTATATCACGGAGAACAATCAATATGGCGCCAGCACGCTTTATGCTACTTGGGATAAAGATGCAGTAAAACGTGATTTAAAAGTGAAATTGATTGTGGAAACCAAAGATCGTGAGCCAATGAAACAAGGCTTATTGAAAAACTATCGAGTTCCAGAAAAAATTGAATATAGTGTGGATGTGGCAGAATATTTAAAAGCAACACAACACATTAAAACAGACGGTATTGTGAAACAATATGCGGATAAAATCGTGGGCAATGAAAAAAATCCACTGAAAAAAGCAGAGCTTATTCACCATTGGATCGTGAATAATATGGAGCGTGATAATTCCGTATTGGGCTGTGGCGATGGTGATGTGGAAAAAATCTTAACCACCGGCGTATTAAAAGGCAAATGTACCGATATCAACTCCGTATTCGTTGCCTTGGCTCGCGCATCCGGCATTCCCGCTCGTGAAGTTTTCGGTATTCGTTTAGGTCAAGCCATCAAAATGGGCGAATATTCAAAATCCGCTTTTGGTGGAGCCAAAGATAAAATTGCCAACGAAAATGGCGGTCAACACTGTCGCGCTGAATTCTACTTGGCTGGATTTGGCTGGGTACCGGTAGATTCTGCCGATGTGGCAAAATATCGTTTAACCGAGAAAAAAGCTGTTGAAGATGCGGGTACCAAAGCGGTTTCTGAATACTTATTCGGCAACTGGGAAGGCAATTGGATGGGCTTTAACCACGCTCGTGATTTCAATCTTTACCCAATGCCTGAACTTGCGCCAATTAACAACTTCGGCTATCCATACGCAGAAGTTGGCGGCGATCCGTTAAACTCTTATAATGCAAAAGAATTCGGCTATGAATTCATCTCAAAAGAACGCTAA
- the merT gene encoding mercuric transport protein MerT, translated as MCTTAVTAAVASTLCCIAPLVYLAFGISSSWLVSLNELAFLQIPMLIISLGAFGYGFWLLNFSDKIICTKYLSRRTLQILYWVMAIVVLFFLTYPYVLPMILEVLE; from the coding sequence ATGTGTACCACAGCAGTGACCGCTGCTGTGGCGTCCACCCTTTGCTGTATTGCGCCCTTGGTTTATCTTGCTTTTGGGATTTCTAGTTCGTGGTTGGTGAGTTTAAATGAACTGGCGTTTTTGCAAATCCCTATGCTGATCATTTCCTTAGGGGCTTTCGGTTACGGTTTTTGGTTGCTCAATTTTTCAGACAAAATTATCTGCACCAAATATTTATCGCGCCGAACCTTGCAAATTTTGTATTGGGTTATGGCAATCGTGGTGTTGTTCTTTTTGACCTATCCTTATGTTTTACCGATGATTTTAGAGGTTTTAGAATGA
- the merP gene encoding protein MerP, with protein MKKILIFITALLFSTASFAAERHLTLRIDEMYCQLCVYLVNKELRNVDGVISTKANFNTRLVKVVADEKVTDEMLVNAIDKLHYHAVVQD; from the coding sequence ATGAAAAAAATCTTGATTTTTATCACCGCACTTTTATTCTCCACAGCAAGTTTTGCTGCCGAGCGCCATCTGACATTGCGCATTGACGAAATGTATTGTCAGCTTTGTGTTTATTTGGTGAATAAAGAATTGCGTAACGTAGATGGCGTGATTTCTACCAAAGCAAATTTTAATACGCGCTTAGTGAAAGTCGTTGCCGATGAAAAAGTAACTGATGAAATGTTGGTCAACGCTATTGATAAATTGCATTATCATGCAGTAGTACAGGATTAG
- the guaA gene encoding glutamine-hydrolyzing GMP synthase: MTNIHNHKILILDFGSQYTQLIARRVREIGVYCELWAWDVTEEQIREFNPTGIILSGGPESTTEENSPRAPEYVFNAGVPVLGICYGMQTMAMQLGGLTEASDHREFGYASVELKAADALFAKLNDDLNAPQAKLDVWMSHGDKVTKLPPHFSVTGVTPTCPIAAMSDETRRFYGVQFHPEVTHTKSGLALLKNFVVGVCGCETKWTAENIIEDAVARIKAQVGDDEVILGLSGGVDSSVTALLLHRAIGKNLHCVFVDNGLLRLNEGDQVMEMFGDKFGLNIVRVNAEERFLDALKGVDEPEAKRKIIGKVFVDVFDEESHKQTSVKWLAQGTIYPDVIESAASKTGKAHVIKSHHNVGGLPDYMKLGLVEPLRELFKDEVRKIGLALGLPAEMLNRHPFPGPGLGVRVLGEIKKEYCDLVRRADAIFMEELHASGWYYKVSQAFTVFLPVKSVGVMGDGRKYDWVVSLRAVETIDFMTAHWAHLPYDLLGKISNRIINEVNGISRVVYDVSGKPPATIEWE, encoded by the coding sequence ATGACAAACATCCACAACCACAAAATCTTAATCCTTGACTTTGGTTCACAATATACTCAACTGATCGCGCGTCGTGTGCGTGAAATTGGGGTTTACTGCGAACTTTGGGCTTGGGACGTGACGGAAGAACAGATCCGTGAATTTAACCCAACGGGGATTATCCTTTCAGGTGGTCCTGAAAGTACCACCGAAGAAAACAGCCCGCGTGCGCCTGAATATGTATTCAATGCTGGCGTGCCGGTGCTGGGCATTTGCTACGGTATGCAAACCATGGCGATGCAATTAGGCGGTTTAACCGAGGCTTCTGATCATCGTGAATTTGGTTATGCTTCCGTAGAATTAAAAGCGGCTGATGCATTATTTGCTAAATTAAATGATGATTTAAACGCGCCACAAGCGAAACTTGATGTGTGGATGAGTCATGGCGATAAAGTCACCAAATTACCACCGCACTTTTCGGTAACCGGTGTAACGCCAACTTGCCCGATTGCAGCGATGTCTGATGAAACCCGTCGTTTTTATGGTGTGCAATTCCATCCGGAAGTAACACATACAAAAAGCGGTTTGGCATTATTGAAAAATTTCGTGGTTGGCGTTTGTGGCTGTGAAACTAAATGGACTGCTGAAAATATTATTGAAGATGCCGTTGCGCGTATTAAAGCGCAAGTGGGCGATGATGAAGTGATTTTAGGCTTGTCGGGCGGTGTGGATTCTTCTGTGACAGCGTTACTTTTACACCGTGCGATCGGCAAAAACTTGCACTGCGTCTTCGTAGATAATGGCTTATTACGCTTAAACGAAGGCGATCAAGTGATGGAAATGTTCGGCGATAAATTCGGCTTGAACATTGTCCGTGTAAATGCTGAAGAACGTTTTTTAGATGCACTGAAAGGCGTTGATGAACCAGAGGCGAAACGTAAAATTATCGGCAAAGTGTTTGTTGATGTATTTGATGAAGAATCACACAAACAGACTAGCGTAAAATGGTTAGCGCAAGGCACAATCTACCCTGATGTAATTGAGTCGGCAGCCAGCAAAACCGGTAAAGCCCACGTGATCAAATCACACCATAACGTAGGTGGCTTGCCAGATTATATGAAATTAGGCTTAGTTGAACCATTACGCGAATTGTTTAAAGACGAAGTACGTAAAATCGGCTTGGCACTAGGCTTACCAGCGGAAATGCTTAACCGCCATCCATTCCCAGGACCGGGATTAGGCGTGCGTGTGTTAGGTGAAATCAAAAAAGAATACTGCGATTTAGTTCGTCGTGCCGATGCGATCTTTATGGAAGAACTCCACGCATCAGGCTGGTACTACAAAGTCAGCCAAGCCTTCACCGTGTTCCTGCCGGTCAAATCCGTCGGCGTAATGGGCGATGGACGTAAATATGATTGGGTGGTGTCTCTGCGTGCTGTCGAAACCATTGATTTTATGACCGCACATTGGGCACATTTACCTTATGATCTATTAGGTAAAATCTCAAATCGTATCATCAACGAAGTGAATGGGATTTCCCGCGTGGTGTATGATGTTTCAGGTAAACCACCTGCAACCATTGAATGGGAATAA
- the gph_1 gene encoding phosphoglycolate phosphatase, protein MLKAIIFDMDGVIVDTEYLEYSAQGQFIEQIKEHQQPITKEEHSQVVGLCLNEIPAVIKKLAKSQLPLEEVQARYFEFFQNTFQHVDFLSIFRSDINAIIHFAKAHGIKLAVASSSQLSHIENILTQCGIKQAFDVIVSGLQFERSKPDPTIYHYTCQQLGVKPQEAVAIEDSYYGMLAAKRAGLRVIGYEETRMIVDQSLADYMGKNMLEILAVLEKLHYPK, encoded by the coding sequence ATGTTAAAAGCCATTATTTTTGATATGGATGGTGTAATTGTGGACACGGAATACTTGGAATATTCGGCACAAGGGCAATTTATTGAACAAATCAAAGAACATCAACAGCCGATCACTAAAGAAGAACATTCGCAAGTCGTCGGGTTGTGTTTAAATGAAATTCCGGCAGTGATAAAAAAATTGGCAAAATCCCAATTGCCATTAGAAGAAGTTCAAGCCCGTTATTTTGAATTTTTCCAAAATACGTTTCAGCACGTTGATTTTCTTTCTATTTTTCGTTCAGATATTAATGCCATTATTCATTTTGCTAAAGCTCATGGCATAAAACTGGCGGTAGCCTCATCTTCACAACTTTCACATATTGAAAATATTTTGACGCAATGCGGGATTAAGCAAGCGTTTGATGTGATTGTAAGCGGTTTGCAATTTGAACGCAGTAAACCTGATCCAACTATTTATCATTATACTTGCCAGCAATTGGGCGTAAAACCGCAAGAGGCGGTTGCTATTGAAGATTCTTATTATGGTATGCTGGCGGCAAAACGTGCAGGTTTGCGAGTGATTGGTTATGAAGAAACGCGTATGATTGTTGATCAATCGCTGGCAGATTATATGGGCAAAAATATGCTGGAAATTTTGGCGGTACTTGAAAAGTTACATTACCCGAAATAA
- the nat gene encoding Arylamine N-acetyltransferase, translating to MINYTHYLNQLGITSPLPVNLATLKHLQKLHLERYAFQCLSAVLHHPISLEEDDIYQKVIVERKGGYCFELNLLLMHLLCHLGFDVQFHSAKIVHNNEPFAKHAYTHGFLLVTLDGQEYVVDVGYGGFNPTEPLRLNTEDVQETEYGNYKITPYEQGYYLAIQQGSEWRILYAFYKCPQYMPDLIVKNWYVSTHPDSPFRTRLIASRIENGLRHNLLNNRYTVHLLNGEKNVTYFSSAEDVLALLERQFLIHITDDIVNDISQFLQKHGLQPE from the coding sequence ATGATCAACTATACGCATTATTTAAACCAGCTCGGTATTACCTCCCCGTTGCCGGTAAATTTAGCCACGCTGAAACACTTGCAAAAACTGCATTTGGAACGCTATGCCTTCCAATGCCTTTCTGCGGTGTTACATCATCCCATTTCCTTAGAAGAAGATGATATTTATCAAAAGGTTATTGTGGAGAGAAAAGGTGGTTATTGCTTTGAGCTGAATTTATTGTTGATGCATTTATTGTGTCATTTGGGTTTTGATGTACAATTCCATAGTGCCAAAATTGTGCATAATAACGAACCTTTTGCCAAACACGCGTATACCCACGGTTTTTTATTAGTGACCTTGGATGGACAAGAATATGTGGTGGATGTTGGCTATGGCGGTTTTAATCCGACCGAGCCATTACGATTGAATACGGAAGATGTGCAAGAAACCGAATATGGAAATTACAAAATAACGCCTTATGAGCAAGGTTATTATCTTGCTATTCAACAAGGTAGCGAATGGCGCATTTTATATGCATTTTATAAATGCCCGCAATATATGCCGGATTTGATTGTGAAAAATTGGTATGTTTCCACCCATCCGGATTCACCGTTTCGCACACGCTTGATTGCATCGCGTATTGAAAACGGGTTGCGACATAATTTATTGAATAATCGCTACACGGTGCATTTGCTCAATGGCGAGAAGAACGTAACTTATTTTTCTTCTGCTGAGGATGTGTTAGCGTTGTTAGAAAGACAATTTTTAATTCATATTACGGACGATATTGTTAACGATATTAGCCAGTTTTTACAAAAACACGGATTACAACCGGAATAA
- the guaB gene encoding inosine-5'-monophosphate dehydrogenase: MLRVIKEALTFDDVLLVPAHSTVLPNTADLSTQLTKDIRLNIPMLSAAMDTVTETKLAISLAQEGGIGFIHKNMSIERQADRVRKVKKFESGLVSDPITVSPELTLAELSELVKRNGFASFPVVDNENNLVGIITGRDMRFVDDMSKTVAELMTPKARLVTVKRDAKREDIFALMHQHRVEKVLVVDDEFKLKGMITLKDYQKAESKPNACKDEFGRLRVGAAVGAGPGNEERIEALVKAGVDVLLIDSSHGHSEGVLQRVRETRAKYPNLPIIAGNVATAEGAIALADAGASAVKIGIGPGSICTTRIVTGVGVPQITAIADAAEALNPRGIPVIADGGIRYSGDIAKAIAAGASCVMVGSMFAGTEEAPGEIELYQGRAFKSYRGMGSLGAMSKGSSDRYFQSDNAADKLVPEGIEGRIPYKGFLKEIIHQQMGGLRSCMGLTGSATIEDLRTKAQFVRISGAGIKESHVHDVTITKEAPNYRMG; the protein is encoded by the coding sequence ATGCTACGAGTAATTAAAGAAGCCTTAACGTTTGACGACGTTCTTCTTGTCCCTGCACATTCTACTGTGCTTCCTAATACTGCTGATCTTTCCACCCAATTAACCAAAGATATTCGTTTAAATATTCCGATGCTTTCCGCCGCAATGGATACGGTTACGGAAACCAAATTAGCGATTTCCTTGGCTCAAGAGGGCGGCATTGGATTTATTCATAAAAATATGAGCATCGAACGCCAAGCGGATCGTGTACGTAAAGTGAAAAAATTCGAAAGCGGTCTTGTCTCCGATCCGATTACGGTTTCGCCGGAGTTGACCTTAGCGGAATTAAGTGAATTGGTTAAACGAAATGGATTTGCTAGTTTCCCGGTAGTGGATAACGAGAACAATCTTGTAGGGATTATTACTGGTCGTGATATGCGTTTTGTGGATGATATGAGCAAAACGGTAGCGGAATTGATGACCCCGAAAGCAAGATTGGTCACAGTTAAACGTGATGCCAAACGGGAAGATATTTTTGCCTTGATGCATCAACACCGCGTGGAAAAAGTGTTGGTGGTGGATGATGAATTCAAGTTAAAGGGCATGATCACCTTAAAAGACTACCAAAAAGCAGAAAGCAAACCAAATGCCTGTAAAGATGAATTTGGTCGTTTGCGCGTTGGTGCAGCGGTTGGTGCCGGTCCGGGTAATGAAGAACGTATTGAGGCCTTAGTGAAGGCGGGTGTAGATGTGCTGTTGATCGACTCCTCTCATGGACATTCTGAAGGTGTGTTGCAACGTGTACGTGAAACACGTGCCAAATATCCGAATTTACCAATTATCGCCGGTAATGTAGCAACTGCAGAAGGTGCTATTGCGTTAGCGGATGCAGGGGCGAGTGCGGTGAAAATCGGGATTGGACCAGGGTCAATTTGTACGACGCGTATTGTTACAGGGGTCGGTGTGCCACAAATTACTGCTATTGCGGATGCCGCAGAAGCGTTAAATCCGCGCGGTATTCCAGTGATTGCTGATGGTGGTATTCGTTATTCCGGCGATATTGCTAAAGCGATTGCGGCGGGTGCCTCTTGTGTGATGGTAGGTTCAATGTTTGCCGGTACGGAAGAAGCGCCGGGGGAAATTGAACTTTATCAAGGTCGTGCATTTAAATCCTATCGTGGAATGGGATCTTTGGGGGCGATGTCAAAAGGATCTTCCGATCGTTATTTCCAATCAGATAATGCGGCGGATAAATTAGTGCCGGAAGGAATTGAAGGACGTATTCCATACAAAGGTTTCTTAAAAGAAATTATTCATCAACAAATGGGTGGGTTACGTTCTTGTATGGGGTTAACCGGTTCAGCTACTATTGAAGATTTGCGTACCAAAGCACAATTTGTTCGCATCAGTGGCGCCGGTATCAAAGAAAGCCATGTACATGATGTAACGATCACTAAAGAAGCGCCGAATTATCGTATGGGTTAA
- the birA gene encoding bifunctional protein BirA — MTSDLLSYLSDGKAHSRQKLTALFALDADTLQREIQQFVAQGLPIIETTQGIQLQPQLPLLDQARLQAQLAPYRLILQPIIHSTNQYLLDNIAQCQQGDLCLAEYQLAGRGRRGRQWQSPFAGQIILSQYWTLPAQISLHGLSLVVGITIAETLIAENIPNISLKWPNDILLNGKKLAGILIEIAPKRHELLELIIGIGINVSIPSTNFIDQAWADLSAALPQISREAIIVRLVRQLTQNLALFEQHGMAFFRQRWLSLDHFLGQPVNIITAKETLSGISQGIDEQGFLLIKNAQDQHLRFNAGEVSLRKGMID; from the coding sequence GTGACATCAGATCTTCTTTCTTATTTGAGCGATGGAAAAGCCCATTCTCGCCAAAAATTGACCGCACTTTTCGCCCTTGATGCCGACACGCTACAACGCGAAATCCAACAATTTGTTGCTCAAGGTTTGCCAATAATTGAAACAACACAAGGAATACAATTACAACCGCAATTACCGCTATTAGATCAAGCAAGATTACAAGCGCAATTGGCACCATATCGCCTTATTTTGCAACCGATAATTCACTCCACCAACCAATATTTACTGGATAATATCGCACAATGCCAACAAGGCGATCTTTGCTTAGCCGAATATCAATTAGCCGGTCGCGGACGCCGCGGACGACAATGGCAATCGCCTTTCGCCGGGCAAATTATCCTTAGCCAATATTGGACGCTCCCGGCACAAATTTCCTTGCACGGATTAAGTTTAGTGGTCGGTATTACGATCGCCGAAACATTAATCGCTGAAAATATCCCTAACATCAGCCTCAAATGGCCGAATGATATTTTATTAAATGGCAAAAAACTCGCCGGCATTTTAATTGAAATAGCACCTAAAAGACACGAATTACTTGAACTTATCATTGGGATCGGGATAAATGTTTCTATTCCATCTACCAATTTTATCGATCAAGCTTGGGCAGATCTTTCAGCGGCATTACCTCAAATATCAAGGGAAGCCATTATTGTACGATTAGTCCGCCAACTGACGCAAAACTTAGCTCTATTTGAACAACATGGCATGGCGTTTTTCCGCCAACGCTGGTTATCATTAGATCATTTTCTTGGGCAACCCGTCAACATCATCACTGCCAAAGAAACCTTGAGTGGCATATCACAAGGCATTGACGAACAAGGCTTTTTATTAATAAAAAATGCACAGGATCAACACCTACGTTTTAATGCCGGGGAAGTGTCATTACGGAAAGGAATGATAGATTAA